The Vigna radiata var. radiata cultivar VC1973A unplaced genomic scaffold, Vradiata_ver6 scaffold_436, whole genome shotgun sequence genome includes a window with the following:
- the LOC106778690 gene encoding uncharacterized protein LOC106778690, producing MNIAQVTACQPGISVKNISQLHKLHSKPYGLPKSFGPCSCVLLTLRARQSFGLKCRLISQSRKPLHICLAGEQGMMGNDEENSPWKSIEKAIGKFKGQNSIEDVLRRQIEKGEYYDSGGDGGDKPPGGGGNSGSGGSSPDGSGDPEDESLAGMLEESLQVFLATLGFIFLYIYIITGEEITKLARDYIRYLFGGSQSVRLKNAMYQCGLIYNTLTAPKEEEDEDSEFWLEEAILNTPTWWHDPDDYREVLKNYLLSGSDEAMAMRDHLGLESDEHVRYYLESDYEDDEDDNDDDSNENEGDNEINFP from the exons ATGAACATTGCACAAGTTACTGCATGCCAGCCCGGGATTTCTGTGAAAAATATATCTCAGTTGCACAAGCTTCATTCAAAACCATACGGTTTACCAAAGAGTTTTGGTCCTTGCTCTTGTGTTCTACTCACCCTAAGAGCAAGACAATCTTTTGGCCTGAAATGTCGGCTTATTTCACAATCTCGGAAACCTCTGCATATTTGCTTAGCAGGTGAACAAGGGATGATGGGAAATGATGAAGAG AATTCCCCATGGAAATCTATTGAGAAAGCTATAGGAAAATTCAAGGGTCAAAACTCAATAGAGGATGTATTACGGCGGCAAATTGAAAAGGGTGAATATTATGACAGTGGTGGTGACGGGGGAGACAAACCACCAGGAGGAGGTGGCAACAGTGGCAGTGGTGGTAGTAGTCCTGATGGCTCTGGTGATCCAGAGGATGAAAGCCTTGCTGGGATGTTGGAAGAAAGTCTCCAAGTGTTTTTAGCGACCCTTGGCTTTATATTTCTg TACATTTATATCATCACTGGCGAGGAAATCACAAAGCTAGCTAGAGACTATATCAGGTATCTATTCGGTGGATCTCAGAGTGTTCGACTGAAGAATGCCATGTATCAATGTGGTCTAATCTACAATACCCTGACGGCACcgaaagaagaggaagatgaggaCAGCGAGTTTTGGTTGGAGGAAGCCATTCTTAATACCCCAACTTGGTGGCACGACCCTGATGATTACCGGGAAGTCCTTAAAAATTACTTACTATCAGGGTCAGATGAAGCCATGGCCATGAGGGATCACTTGGGACTAGAATCAGATGAACATGTTAGGTATTACTTGGAATCAGActatgaagatgatgaagacgaCAACGATGATGACAGTAATGAGAATGAAGGTGACAACGAAATAAATTTTCCCTGA
- the LOC106778692 gene encoding HD domain-containing protein 2: MAIHYSTTPRCCVPALHRTSPSRSVLTPSVFFRTPILRLVSVRSQASGSDAVGSAKKHSHAAVGLSSSSSVIDFLTLCHRLKTTKRKGWVNHGIKGAESIADHMYRMALMALIAGDVPGLNRERCIKIALVHDIAEAIVGDITPSDGVPKAEKSRREQEALNKMCELLGGGMRAEEIKELWEEYENNSSLEANLVKDFDKVELILQALEYEVEHGKVLDEFFLSTAGKFQTEIGKSWAAEIMSRRKSISAKRGKLM; the protein is encoded by the exons ATGGCGATTCATTATTCAACCACTCCTCGTTGTTGCGTTCCGGCGCTGCATCGCACTTCGCCCTCTCGCTCGGTTCTCACGCCATCGGTCTTCTTTCGCACTCCGATCCTCAGGCTAGTCTCGGTTCGGTCCCAGGCCTCTGGTTCGGATGCCGTTGGTTCGGCCAAGAAACACTCTCATGCTGCAGTTGGGTTATCATCTTCGTCGTCGGTGATTGATTTTCTCACTCTCTGCCACCGGCTTAAG ACCACAAAAAGGAAAGGATGGGTTAATCATGGGATAAAAGGTGCTGAATCGATTGCTGATCATATGTACCGCATGGCTTTAATGGCGTTGATTGCTGGTGATGTTCCAGGATTGAATAGAGAAAG GTGTATTAAAATAGCACTCGTGCATGATATTGCAGAAG CTATTGTAGGAGACATAACACCTTCTGACGGTGTGCCCAAGGCTGAAAAGAGCAGAAGAGAGCAGGAAGCTTTGAATAAAATGTGTGAACTTCTTGGTGGAGGGATGAGAG CTGAAGAGATTAAAGAACTTTGGGAAGAGTATGAAAACAATTCTTCTTTAGAGGCCAATCTTGTGAAGGATTTTGACAAG GTTGAACTGATTCTACAAGCTCTGGAGTATGAAGTAG AACATGGAAAAGTGTTGGAtgaatttttcctttcaactgCAG GGAAGTTTCAAACTGAAATAGGAAAAAGTTGGGCAGCTGAGATCATGTCAAGAAGAAAATCTATATCAGCAAAAAGGGGTAAGTTGATGTAG